Proteins encoded together in one Shewanella oneidensis MR-1 window:
- a CDS encoding efflux RND transporter periplasmic adaptor subunit translates to MTAISRTLFTLLAFSTLTTQAASLETLEVMSKPHANWLTLDASIEAVKAATVSAQTSGRIVKLNYDVNDVVPEGAALLEITSKEQGAELASYEADLAKATALNVEAQAQFKRYTELFPQGAISKGAMDEATANAKAAEQAVSAAKARVIKATESLKYTVVSAPFSGIVTERLVELGETVSVGQPLLSGFSPSQMRAITQVPQRYIPQLKNAPEFIVRLNDGRELTSQDLTIFSFADPVTHSYQVRINLPKDEANLQPGTWVKALFKNGEREKIQLPTSALITMNELSSVYLKKGDQFVLTQVRVTEPLDGEVEVLAGLKSGDIVAMDAYQVLLEQKQ, encoded by the coding sequence ATGACTGCAATCTCACGTACTCTATTCACATTATTAGCATTTTCTACCTTGACTACCCAGGCTGCGTCTTTGGAAACCCTTGAAGTGATGAGCAAACCGCACGCCAATTGGCTCACCTTGGACGCCAGTATTGAGGCGGTAAAAGCCGCGACTGTGTCGGCGCAAACCTCTGGGCGTATCGTCAAACTCAATTATGATGTTAATGATGTCGTGCCCGAGGGGGCGGCATTACTCGAAATCACCAGCAAGGAACAAGGTGCTGAGCTAGCAAGCTATGAAGCGGATCTTGCCAAAGCGACAGCGCTAAATGTAGAGGCGCAGGCCCAATTTAAACGCTATACCGAACTCTTTCCCCAAGGCGCTATTTCTAAGGGCGCAATGGATGAGGCCACCGCCAATGCCAAAGCTGCTGAGCAAGCCGTCAGTGCGGCTAAAGCGCGGGTCATTAAAGCCACTGAATCCTTAAAATATACTGTCGTATCAGCCCCTTTTAGCGGCATAGTCACCGAGCGTTTAGTTGAATTAGGTGAAACCGTCAGTGTCGGTCAACCGCTACTGTCAGGGTTTTCACCGAGCCAAATGCGGGCGATTACTCAAGTACCACAGCGCTACATTCCGCAGTTAAAAAACGCCCCCGAATTTATCGTTCGCTTAAATGATGGCCGGGAACTTACCTCACAGGATCTGACCATTTTTAGCTTTGCCGATCCTGTCACCCATAGTTATCAAGTGCGGATAAATCTGCCAAAGGATGAAGCCAATCTGCAACCCGGAACATGGGTAAAAGCCTTATTTAAGAATGGCGAGCGGGAAAAAATCCAACTACCGACCTCAGCGCTAATCACCATGAATGAACTCAGCAGTGTGTACCTTAAAAAAGGTGACCAGTTTGTACTCACACAAGTTCGCGTCACTGAACCTTTAGATGGCGAAGTAGAAGTGCTCGCGGGCCTGAAATCCGGTGATATTGTCGCCATGGACGCTTACCAAGTATTGCTTGAGCAAAAGCAATAA
- a CDS encoding efflux RND transporter permease subunit gives MKHATESPMTLGISGRIAAAFQNSAITPLLALLGLLLGLFAILVTPKEEEPQIDVTFADVFIPFPGATPTEVENLVTLPAEQVISEIKGIDTLYSFSQPDGAMIIVIFEVGVSRNDAIVSLYNQIYSNMDKLPQGAGVGEPLIKPRGIDDVPIVSLTLWSKDRGSKDQQVSAEQLTHVALGLETEIKRIPGTREIYTVGQHEMVANVRIDPAKMNSFNLTYDKLRQSLNDNNHISMPASLVQGNQEIKVQAGQFLQSIDDVKQLVVSISQDKQGKPIPVYLADIADISLKSDIPSQSVWHSDKTDIYPAVTIAIGKQPGQNAVDIADAVLARIAKVDNVLIPNNVEVTVSRNYGETAADKSNTLILKLIFATTAVVVLVFLTMGARESLVVGVAIIITLAITLFASWAWGFTLNRVSLFALIFSIGILVDDAIVVVENIHRHMALGRKSFSELIPVAVDEVGGPTILATFTVIAALLPMAFVSGLMGPYMSPIPINASMGMLISLVVAFVVTPWLSRKLLKHHDASSTDKSHHQEAGANETENKMIRLFTRLIGPFLQDKGGRKARIGLAAGIFVLIGIAVALPVAQLVVLKMLPFDNKSEFQVMVDMPEGTPVEQTQRVLQELSRYLATVPEVEHLQLYAGTNAPMNFNGLVRHYFLRNSQELGDIQVNLVDKKHRKRDSHSIAISVREELQQIGAPYQANIKVVEVPPGPPVWSPIVAEVYGPSPAIREQAAYEMQSLFRETKDVVDIDIFLPAAQQKWQVMIDRSKASLMAVPYSNIVDLIATSVGGKDVSYLHIAQQKQPAPIRLQLQEGAKIDLEQVLNMKLQSQTGQSVPVSELVTIKRGNIDAPIIHKNMVPMIMVVADMAGPLDSPLYGMFDMASKIDGEGGLGFDQHYIHQPTGLDSVAVLWDGEWKITYETFRDMGIAYGVGMIAIYLLVVAQFRSYLVPLIIMAPIPLTVIGVMPGHALLGAQFTATSMIGMIALAGIIVRNSILLVDFINQETAAGVPFERAVIHSGAVRAKPIMLTALAAMIGALFILDDPIFNGLAISLIFGIFISTLLTLIVIPVFYYSAMKNRINLTQTID, from the coding sequence ATGAAACACGCTACTGAATCTCCGATGACACTGGGCATTTCAGGCCGAATTGCGGCCGCATTTCAAAATAGTGCCATCACACCGCTACTGGCACTTTTGGGGCTCTTGCTTGGCTTGTTTGCTATTTTAGTCACCCCAAAAGAAGAAGAACCCCAGATTGACGTCACCTTTGCCGACGTTTTTATTCCCTTTCCTGGCGCGACACCGACAGAAGTGGAAAACTTAGTCACCCTACCCGCTGAACAAGTTATATCCGAAATCAAAGGGATAGATACGCTTTACTCTTTCTCTCAACCCGATGGCGCGATGATCATCGTGATTTTTGAGGTCGGCGTGAGCCGCAACGATGCCATTGTGAGTCTCTACAACCAGATTTATTCCAATATGGATAAACTGCCGCAGGGCGCGGGTGTGGGTGAGCCATTAATTAAACCTCGGGGCATTGATGATGTGCCCATTGTTAGCCTGACACTCTGGTCTAAAGATCGGGGGTCAAAGGACCAGCAGGTATCTGCTGAGCAGCTCACCCATGTGGCTCTCGGTTTAGAAACAGAGATAAAACGTATCCCAGGTACGCGCGAAATTTACACCGTTGGCCAACATGAGATGGTAGCTAACGTGCGGATCGATCCCGCTAAAATGAATAGCTTTAATCTGACCTATGACAAATTAAGACAAAGCCTGAATGATAATAACCATATCTCGATGCCAGCCTCTTTAGTGCAGGGTAATCAAGAAATTAAGGTTCAAGCTGGGCAATTTTTACAATCCATTGATGATGTTAAACAGCTGGTAGTGAGTATTTCGCAGGATAAACAGGGTAAACCCATCCCCGTTTATTTGGCTGATATTGCTGACATCAGTTTAAAGAGTGATATTCCTAGCCAAAGCGTTTGGCATAGCGACAAGACTGATATTTACCCCGCGGTGACCATAGCCATTGGTAAACAACCGGGGCAAAACGCCGTCGATATTGCCGATGCAGTGCTCGCACGCATCGCTAAAGTGGATAACGTGCTTATCCCCAATAATGTTGAAGTGACAGTGTCGCGCAACTATGGCGAAACTGCGGCAGATAAATCTAATACACTTATTCTTAAGCTTATTTTTGCTACCACTGCCGTTGTCGTGCTGGTATTTTTGACCATGGGTGCCCGCGAGTCATTGGTGGTAGGCGTTGCCATTATCATCACCTTGGCGATCACTTTGTTTGCCTCTTGGGCGTGGGGATTTACCCTAAACCGTGTGTCGCTATTCGCGCTGATTTTCTCTATCGGGATCTTGGTCGACGATGCCATTGTGGTGGTGGAGAACATCCATCGGCATATGGCGCTGGGTAGAAAATCCTTTAGTGAGCTCATTCCTGTTGCTGTAGATGAAGTTGGCGGACCGACGATTCTCGCCACCTTTACCGTGATTGCAGCACTATTACCGATGGCCTTTGTGTCAGGATTAATGGGGCCTTATATGAGCCCGATCCCCATCAATGCCAGTATGGGCATGCTGATCTCCCTCGTGGTGGCATTCGTAGTCACGCCATGGTTAAGCCGAAAACTGCTAAAACACCATGATGCTTCTTCGACAGATAAAAGCCACCATCAAGAAGCTGGGGCAAATGAAACCGAGAACAAAATGATCCGTTTGTTTACCCGCTTGATCGGCCCATTTTTGCAGGATAAAGGTGGCCGTAAAGCTCGTATTGGACTCGCTGCGGGTATATTTGTGCTTATCGGTATCGCTGTCGCCTTGCCAGTCGCTCAGCTCGTGGTGTTAAAAATGCTGCCATTCGACAACAAATCAGAGTTTCAAGTGATGGTGGACATGCCAGAAGGCACACCGGTGGAACAAACCCAACGCGTGCTTCAGGAACTGAGTCGTTATCTTGCTACTGTGCCAGAAGTTGAGCATTTACAACTCTATGCAGGCACCAATGCACCAATGAACTTCAACGGCTTAGTCCGTCATTATTTCCTGCGAAATAGCCAAGAGCTAGGCGATATTCAAGTCAATTTAGTCGATAAAAAGCACCGCAAACGCGATAGCCATAGCATTGCGATCTCCGTGAGAGAAGAGCTACAGCAAATAGGTGCCCCATATCAAGCCAATATTAAAGTGGTTGAAGTGCCACCAGGCCCTCCAGTCTGGTCACCGATTGTGGCTGAAGTGTATGGCCCAAGCCCTGCTATCCGCGAGCAGGCCGCCTATGAAATGCAGTCACTATTTCGCGAAACCAAGGATGTCGTCGATATCGATATCTTTTTACCCGCCGCACAGCAAAAGTGGCAAGTGATGATCGACCGCTCGAAAGCTAGCCTCATGGCAGTCCCCTATAGCAATATCGTTGATTTAATTGCGACTTCGGTTGGTGGCAAAGATGTAAGCTACTTGCATATTGCTCAGCAAAAACAACCCGCGCCTATCCGACTTCAGTTGCAAGAAGGCGCTAAAATCGATTTAGAACAAGTGCTAAACATGAAGTTACAAAGCCAAACCGGGCAATCCGTGCCCGTGTCTGAGCTGGTGACCATTAAGCGTGGCAACATTGATGCACCTATTATCCATAAAAATATGGTCCCAATGATTATGGTTGTCGCCGATATGGCTGGCCCGCTGGACAGCCCACTCTATGGTATGTTCGATATGGCGAGCAAAATCGACGGCGAAGGAGGTTTAGGCTTCGATCAACATTATATCCATCAACCAACGGGGCTGGACTCAGTGGCCGTGCTGTGGGATGGAGAGTGGAAAATCACCTATGAAACCTTCAGAGACATGGGCATAGCCTATGGCGTAGGGATGATTGCGATTTACTTATTGGTGGTCGCCCAATTTAGATCCTATCTCGTGCCACTGATCATTATGGCGCCGATCCCCTTAACCGTGATTGGTGTTATGCCAGGGCATGCGCTGCTCGGTGCGCAATTTACCGCAACCTCGATGATAGGCATGATTGCCTTAGCGGGGATCATCGTGCGTAACTCAATATTATTAGTGGATTTTATCAACCAAGAAACCGCTGCTGGTGTGCCCTTCGAGCGCGCAGTAATCCACTCAGGTGCAGTGCGTGCTAAACCAATTATGCTTACCGCACTTGCTGCCATGATTGGCGCCCTGTTTATTCTGGATGATCCGATTTTCAATGGGCTTGCGATCAGTCTAATTTTCGGGATTTTTATCTCGACATTATTAACCTTAATCGTCATCCCAGTGTTTTACTACTCAGCAATGAAAAATCGCATAAACTTAACTCAAACAATCGATTAA
- a CDS encoding YgaP family membrane protein, with translation MSLERSIMAFAGFMVLVSLVLTAFVHHNFMWLTAFVGANLFQSAFTGFCPAAMVLRKLGVRSEAEIAKQG, from the coding sequence ATGTCACTCGAACGTAGCATTATGGCTTTTGCTGGATTTATGGTGTTAGTGTCTTTGGTATTAACTGCTTTTGTACACCACAACTTTATGTGGTTAACCGCCTTCGTTGGCGCTAACCTATTCCAAAGCGCTTTCACTGGTTTTTGCCCTGCCGCCATGGTATTACGCAAATTAGGCGTCAGATCCGAAGCTGAAATTGCTAAACAAGGTTAA
- a CDS encoding rhodanese-like domain-containing protein, with product MFNKLLFGSKKLLGVALLSLFSLSIVPHEANAADQQPQVAWEKIASGAMVLDVRTPEEFAAGHLVNAVNIPFEQVAAEFAKRGIAKDTPVVLYCRSGRRSGIATDALVAAGYTKTYNGGGYQTLAETQPKTE from the coding sequence GTGTTCAACAAGTTACTGTTTGGCAGTAAAAAATTACTTGGAGTCGCCCTATTGAGTCTATTCTCACTCTCGATAGTACCTCATGAGGCAAATGCAGCCGATCAACAACCTCAAGTTGCATGGGAAAAAATCGCCTCAGGCGCGATGGTGCTCGATGTCAGAACGCCAGAGGAATTTGCAGCGGGACATTTAGTTAATGCTGTCAATATACCCTTTGAACAAGTGGCCGCAGAGTTTGCTAAACGTGGGATAGCCAAGGATACACCCGTAGTCTTGTATTGCCGCAGTGGCAGACGCAGTGGTATTGCCACCGACGCCTTAGTTGCAGCAGGTTATACCAAAACCTACAACGGTGGAGGCTATCAAACCTTAGCCGAGACCCAGCCCAAAACAGAATAA